A portion of the Cyanobium sp. PCC 7001 genome contains these proteins:
- a CDS encoding ROK family protein, translating into MDPGAAESRPGPQAIGVDLGGSAIKVGRFDAVGTLLAQAVHPTPQPAVPGAVTMAIAEAVEAIDPERRADRVGIGHPGPSDRACRRARIAINLPGWRDVPLADWLEPLLERRVTLANDADCALIGELWQGAARGSADVLLLTLGTGVGGAVLLGGELFTGHGGAAAEPGLIGIQPDGPACNSGNRGSLESYCSIGGLGRLSGLDPEELCRRADGGDGEALAVWRAYGRLLGTGLSSLLYVLTPELVLLGGGLSGASHHFLPAVWEQVEQRVLEVSREGLRIERCALGNGAGRLGAARLAFQRLQSVRLG; encoded by the coding sequence ATGGACCCGGGAGCAGCGGAGAGCCGCCCAGGCCCCCAGGCCATCGGCGTGGATCTGGGCGGCAGTGCCATCAAGGTCGGCCGCTTCGACGCAGTGGGCACCCTGCTGGCCCAGGCGGTGCATCCCACTCCCCAGCCGGCCGTGCCCGGGGCGGTGACGATGGCGATCGCCGAGGCGGTGGAGGCGATCGACCCGGAGCGTCGGGCCGACCGGGTGGGAATCGGCCACCCCGGCCCCAGCGACCGGGCCTGCCGCCGTGCCCGCATTGCCATCAACCTGCCGGGCTGGCGGGATGTGCCCCTGGCGGACTGGCTCGAGCCGCTGCTGGAGCGGCGCGTCACCCTGGCCAACGACGCCGACTGTGCGCTGATCGGCGAGCTCTGGCAGGGTGCCGCCCGGGGCAGCGCGGATGTGCTGCTCCTCACCCTCGGCACGGGCGTGGGTGGAGCGGTGCTGCTGGGAGGCGAGCTGTTCACCGGCCATGGCGGGGCTGCGGCCGAGCCCGGCCTGATCGGGATCCAGCCCGATGGCCCCGCCTGCAACAGCGGCAACCGGGGCTCTCTGGAGAGCTATTGCAGCATCGGCGGTCTGGGCCGGCTCAGCGGCCTGGATCCCGAGGAGCTCTGCCGCCGCGCCGATGGCGGCGATGGCGAGGCCCTGGCGGTGTGGCGGGCCTACGGGCGGTTGCTAGGCACCGGCCTGAGTTCGCTGCTCTACGTGCTCACCCCGGAGCTGGTGCTGCTGGGAGGGGGACTCAGCGGCGCCAGCCACCACTTCCTGCCGGCCGTCTGGGAGCAGGTGGAGCAGCGGGTGCTGGAGGTGAGCCGCGAGGGTCTGCGGATCGAGCGCTGCGCCCTCGGCAACGGGGCCGGCCGGCTGGGGGCCGCCCGGCTGGCCTTCCAACGGCTCCAGTCCGTCCGCTTGGGATGA